Genomic window (Methanomassiliicoccales archaeon):
ATTTACCAAGAATGATAATACTTAGCATGATGAATTTAAATGATTAGACTGGCCAGTTCTGGTTAATTCCCTCCCGAAGAAGATCTTAGGAATGATCGAGAATGGAATAAGTGATGTGTCAAGATTTTTCCAATTAGCAGTTAAGCTTTGAGTTCCAGAAATCCCAACGTAGATGCCGACAGCGGCAAACTTCGCAATAATACGTTGGCCTTTTATACAGGAATTCAGCTATACCTTTGCATGCGATGGGGAATTTTTTTCGTACGATTGGTCCGAATTACTCTTAGCCTCTTTATTGCAGCGCTAGTTATATTGAGCATTTTGCCGCTGGCAATGGGGGGATTGAGAGTAGACACACCTCAAGACGAGGAGGGGGGAGTTAAGCTCGAGGGGGATATTCTGAAGATGTCCCTTCCCATTGAAATCAGCAACGGGGGATACTTCAGCATCGAAGACCTCTTGTTTCATTATGTAGTAACCGATCTCCAGGGGGAAACCGTTGCTGAAGATAGTTCAGAGCCAGTAACTGTCGAAGCAGGAGAGGACAAGAGAATTAATGTCGAATTGGAAATGAATCTTAATGATTTTAGCCCTTCGCACCTTAGAAGTCTCGTATTTGAAGGTGGCCAGTTCAATATGCTGATCGAAGTCAACAGTTACTACACGATGAGATTTTTCAGATTTAATTTAGCACTAAACGAGACGATCGATTTCGAACCGATGATTAACGATTACGGGATCCACACCGAGGGGATCACTCATAGTTATGACTCCAGCGCGGAGGCGATGACATTCTTCATTCCATATTATATATACGGATCGCCGATGCTGGAAGGACAGAGCTTGATTTTACGCTGTGCAATATTCAACAGCACCTCTGAAATAGCAGAAAAAGAGACGGCAATCGTTTTTTCAGTGCATAATGAACAATCAATGGAGGTATTGATAGTCGGCGAAGCTGCGCAGTATTTATTGACCTCGTCAGATTTGCTTACTATATCATTTGAGGTTGAATTCAAAGGTATTAGCGACAAGAAATCATTTCAGTACCAATGGCAAGGGGGTCAGCCTTGAGCGAGTTCTCATTTAAACACGGAGTATTATGGAAAGGTGCATTGTCGGCGATCATCAGCGCATTGAACTTCTTGATTGTGCCGATTATCATAATATCTGTCATTTCGAAATTTGGAGAAGAGATCCTCGGTGACTATTTTGCGGTGACGAGAAGTGCGATATTAACTATTGGAATTCCAATAATCATAATGAGTTTCTTGAAGGGCTTTTATCCGAAGGGATCAATATCGAGACTCATTTTCGGAATGATGACTGCTGCCCTCGTATGTGCGTGGATCTGGTTTGTATTGCAGGGAGGAATTATTAACATTCATGCAGAGGAAGTGGAAATCACGTTTGACTTCTCCATGTTTGTTGTTGTCTTAATCGTTATAGCAGCACTCGGTGGGGCACTCTATGTTGCAGAATTTGTCTCATTTAGAAAGGAATTTTTGGACCACGTACAGAGAAAAGAAGAGATGAAATCAGAAGAAAAATCTAAATCTAGTGAACTAAACGAGACGAAGCATGTGTGTGATGAAGTTGAAGAAACATCAACGAACGAAAGGCCATCTGAGTCGAGCGAAACAACAAACAAATGATCTAGACAACTGGATACCGCTTAGCTATAAAAAGGCGCTAAGGATTGTTTGAAAAGGCGCATTTAAGGGTGAACAGTTTTACTGAGGCATCTTGATTCCTTGGTTTGTTATATCGAATAAAATGTAATCGATAGGCGTCCGGACTCCTCTCATCTTTACTATTTCAATGGCTCTTTCTCTTGAGTCTGTATAAGGATTGTCTCTCCTGAACAATCGAATGATACCATAAAAAGGATGGAAAACGCATTCCCCAAAGTTTTGAGTCGTTGATTCGTCAAGAATAATCAATGCGGTGCAACGCCGCTTTTCGAGAGAGTAAATCAAATAATTGATTTGCCGCAGAAATTGCGAGCGTTCCATATCAGGGGCAAGCAGACCTAGATTATCGATGATAACATTCTTGACATCAGATTCTAGAAAATTCAGCAATCCGACGAATCCGCTGTCTATTAAACATTCAAATGAATGATTGGATTCGGCAGATCTCTCCTGGAGCACTGAGTAAAATCTAAGATAGCCTGCAGATTCATACTTCTCTAAGTTCCACCCAAAGGCTGTCGCTTGTTCGAATATATTTTCCTTAATCTCTTCAATGCCTATATATGCCGTTTTTTCCTTTTTCTCGCAACGCTCCTTAATAAAATGCAGGGCCATTACTGTCTTCCCATCACCTGGTTTTCCAGTAATCAAGATACTTTTTCCTTTGGGAAAACCAACGATTAATCGATCCAGTCCTTCGATCCCAGTCGATATCCTTTCAATCACCATGAAAATCCCGTTTAATTACCAGCATTGTACCTCATGCTTATTTCCCAGATAGATACTTGCCTGTATTTATTGATGTTTTTTTGAAGAAAACGAAGTTCATTTTGGAAATGATAAAATCTCTCTCATAGTGACAAAAAAAAGAAATATTTCTGATGCACGCTTCGCCGTTCAAATCACTTTTGCATTATGACTAAATCATGAGAAAGAATGGTCTTACAGGAATAAATAAGACAGGGAAGCGATAAATACATCAATTGCGCTTGCGGGCCGGAAGTCGATAGAAGAGGAGAGGCTGAAAGTATGGGTATGAGCATTGCGATTAGCGAACTCGACAGCAATGAGGCTTTATGTAGGAAAATGAAAAACACCATCATAAAAGTCTACCTGCCATCAATTAAAGGGTTCGAAAACTACGCAGATTACGATGAGGTTGTTGATGTCGAGACGGCAAAGCGCATATTCGGCAACGATTGGAATGCTTTCGCTAAGAGGAATAGAATTGCGGAAGAAACGGGAGAGATTTACCTGTCAAAGATACGAAATGCTGATGATTCCTCGAGACTGCACCAATCAGTTGTCAAAAGGTATACTGGCTGGATTGAGGTTGCTAAAATTCCAGAGAATATGAGAGAGAGTGTGCTTGCTCAGGCATCCCCTGACAACAAAATAACCGAATGGGATATGTTGGGATTCGATGAACTAAATGAGACTTGCTCAAAATGTCCCTTGTCGTGGGACAGTGGACGAGGGTGCATTGGAACATTCGGTCCAGACAACAGCGCATTACCAGATATCGCAAGAAAGTACAACTGCTCCATAATCGCTGATGTTCCAAAATATGCGAAGGAGGGGCGAAAGCTAGGGAAGGAAGAAATCATTAGGCTACTTGACGAAATTTCCATTCTGAGAGAGAAATTAGTTGCAGAAGGTAAGATGGCCGTAAGAAGATATGCAGGTGTGTTGGATAGACTTGAAGCCGCAGGAAAGACCGCTCTCAGATACAACACAAGGATGTACTTTGTTTAGCAATAGTAAGCCGTTTGACAATATTGGTTACAGATGGCTACAAACAGGGCACTTATCAGTGCGACAAACTTCAATAGCTTCCCAGTATTGGTACAAGAGATCGCCGATTAGCAACTTGGATTTTAGCGGCTCTCCCAAGTGGGTTATCAATTTGATGGCCTCAGCAGCTTCAAGAATTCCAAAAATGCCAGCCGTGACTCCAATAATCGGAAAAATCCCTTTCTTCGGAGGGGGTTTGGGAAATAAACACCTGAGACACGGTGTTTCTCCGGGAATTATGGTGGTAATTTGGCCATGAAACCCTTCGACAGCACCATGAATCAATGGCATTTTCTTCCTGATGCAATAATCATTAAGCATGTAACGGGGGGTAAAATCATCGAGGCAGTCTATTATTAAATCCGCCCCTTCAAATACACTATCAATATTTTCATCAGTAACCTTAACCATCTTTGGTATGACCTCAATGCTAGAATTTAACCTAGTTAATTTCCAGGCAGCAGATTGCACTTTTGGTGTTCTCTTTTCTACATCTTCCTCCCAGTGAAGAACCTGCCTATTCAGATTGGAAATATCTGGAATTTGATAGTCGACGAGAATCAGTCTCCCAACGCCCGCCGCGGCAAGATATGTAGAAACTGGAGATCCAAGCCCACCTTGACCCATGATTCCAATAGTAGCTTCTGCTAATTTTCTCTGCCCGTCTTCTCCAAACCCCTCGATCATTATTTGCCTTGAATATCTCTCAAGTTCCCGATTTGAAAACCTGCTATCATTCATTCCATTGGCCCCTTTAATTGATTCCCATACAACACAATTTTATCAGCGAAATTCATCGCCTCCAATTCATTGTAGAGATGCAACCACACCTACATATCGCAATCCGCATCAATTTTATTTAGACGCGGTATTGATCTAATGGACGATTTTTCAATTAAGGATTTCTATTGCACCAATGCTGAAATAATTTGAATTAACATTGTGTTTCTCCCGGTACGCCGATAGAGAATTTTGATGAATTTGGGGCGTTGCCTGTTATTCTTTAGCATCGTATACCTGAACCGGGCTGGTTTTTTGTTTAATATCTGTACGAGACCTATGCGCGCTTGCTGAAATACCACCTATACAGCAGTGCCATATCACGTGGAAATATTGCGACGATATCGCCGTCTCTGACTTCGCGCTCCGGTGCAGAGTAATCATTGTTTAAGAATAAATGACTTGTTTCTTCGAGATTGATACCTAATTTCTTTAATATATCCGAGATACTCTTGATTGCAGAACCGTCTAATTCAACAATTCCAACCTGCCCACTGAAATCTACGATAGATGCATACTTTTTCAATTTTCCATACAGCTTAACTTTAATTGCCATCAATATCACCAGATTCCTCTTTATCCTCCAGCAAGCACAGGGAAAACGGCAACTCTGTCCCCATCTGACAATGGAGTTTCGAATCCTTTGAGATGTTCGATATTGTACCCGTTTACCATAACCTTTACCCTCATCTTGACCTTTTTTTTGTCAAAATCATCAAAAATCTCATCTCGTAAGTTCTCGAATTTCGACACCAGTTGTTCTAAAACAGACATCACATTAGACGCTTCCAAATACAACTCGCTTGTTTTTGCGAGATCCTGAAGCGTGGCAAATAGCTTCACTCGAACGGCCATGGCAATAAAAATAAGAGAAAGGAAAGAGAAAAGGGTTTCGCCTAATTCCCTTCTATTCATTCTGGAAATACTCGATCGAGCTCATCGTTAGGCACGTCGTATACAACATTCTTCGGTGGCAAGGGCTCTAATGTCATGAACTCCGGAAGCCTGTCCTGTGCTTTTGTGAATCCAGCTGCCTTATTGAACTTCCTCTCAACCTCAAGAATCTTTGCACCGAGCTTCACTGCATCATCTACACTCCAATTGGTGCCGAGAACACCATTGCAGGACTCGACCATACCTTCAAAGCCTTCAGGTATGTCCATGATTGCAAATGCAGTGAACAAGCAATATCCAGAGCTATCGATAAATGCGGTGCTCTGCTGTAGGGCCCTTGATAAATCCGCCTTCTTTTTGTCAAGTGGATCGACTTTTCCGCCAACTCCAAGAATCTCTGGTGCAATCGCATAACCTGCTGTATGATCTGCTCCCATCGGCGTTGTTGCGTACGTAACTCCAATGCCTTTGATGGGTCTTGGATCATACGCTGGAATGCTCTGTCCTTTTACGGTTGGGATCCTCGTCACACCAAATGCCTTACCGGTGAATTCCGTCCCATTTGCAATGATGCGACCCAAAGGCGATTTTCGACGAACTTCCTCAAGCAGGCACAGCGCACCCTTTCCATCGCCGAATTTAATGATCCCTCCTTCCATCGCAACACCGATCGTGCCTCCCATCTCTATCGTATCCAGACCAAGATCATTGCAGGCACGGTTTAGCTCTCCAACATCATCCAAGTTATAAATACCGCAGTTTGGTCCCAGAGCCCACACTGATTCGTATTCCAAAACTCCAACCGGATCCTTACCCCCTTCTTTTACCCAGACCTCCGAACACTGAATAATACACCCAGGGCTGCAGACATGCGGTCTTTCGCCGCCTCTCTTCTTGATAATTTCTGCCTTCTTCTCACCAGATACAAGAGGCGCCAGCTCATCGTAACCGGCAGAAAAGTTCCTGTGCGGAAGGGCTCCTGCTTCATTGATGACGTTAATAAGCGCGTCTGTTCCATAACTGTTCAAAGTTCCTCCAGGTTTCGTTATGTCGTGTTTCTGCAACGCTGCAGTGAGCTTCCTTGTTCCCTCTTTGAACCGCTCCTTGTCCTTAATCTCGACGCCCGGAGCGCCCTCATCATCCGCGATTATGAATTTCAGTCCGCGCGTTCCCATTACTGCTCCCAGACCGCCTCTCCC
Coding sequences:
- a CDS encoding aldehyde ferredoxin oxidoreductase C-terminal domain-containing protein; translation: MDMTELKAKYEDVPEKWKNLGGRGLTSTIVADEVPPTCHPLGPNNKVVLAPGIVTGTSAPTSGRISVGGKSPLTGGIKEANAGTNFAQKIAKLGIKAIIVQGQRKGSFYGVKITKDKVEFFDAKPWVGKGLYEVYPQLREIFGKNIAICSTGIAGEIGGAGAGVCFNDVDGLPSRYAGRGGLGAVMGTRGLKFIIADDEGAPGVEIKDKERFKEGTRKLTAALQKHDITKPGGTLNSYGTDALINVINEAGALPHRNFSAGYDELAPLVSGEKKAEIIKKRGGERPHVCSPGCIIQCSEVWVKEGGKDPVGVLEYESVWALGPNCGIYNLDDVGELNRACNDLGLDTIEMGGTIGVAMEGGIIKFGDGKGALCLLEEVRRKSPLGRIIANGTEFTGKAFGVTRIPTVKGQSIPAYDPRPIKGIGVTYATTPMGADHTAGYAIAPEILGVGGKVDPLDKKKADLSRALQQSTAFIDSSGYCLFTAFAIMDIPEGFEGMVESCNGVLGTNWSVDDAVKLGAKILEVERKFNKAAGFTKAQDRLPEFMTLEPLPPKNVVYDVPNDELDRVFPE
- a CDS encoding ATPase domain-containing protein; this translates as MVIERISTGIEGLDRLIVGFPKGKSILITGKPGDGKTVMALHFIKERCEKKEKTAYIGIEEIKENIFEQATAFGWNLEKYESAGYLRFYSVLQERSAESNHSFECLIDSGFVGLLNFLESDVKNVIIDNLGLLAPDMERSQFLRQINYLIYSLEKRRCTALIILDESTTQNFGECVFHPFYGIIRLFRRDNPYTDSRERAIEIVKMRGVRTPIDYILFDITNQGIKMPQ
- a CDS encoding ubiquitin-like small modifier protein 1; this translates as MNRRELGETLFSFLSLIFIAMAVRVKLFATLQDLAKTSELYLEASNVMSVLEQLVSKFENLRDEIFDDFDKKKVKMRVKVMVNGYNIEHLKGFETPLSDGDRVAVFPVLAGG
- a CDS encoding ThiF family adenylyltransferase, which translates into the protein MNDSRFSNRELERYSRQIMIEGFGEDGQRKLAEATIGIMGQGGLGSPVSTYLAAAGVGRLILVDYQIPDISNLNRQVLHWEEDVEKRTPKVQSAAWKLTRLNSSIEVIPKMVKVTDENIDSVFEGADLIIDCLDDFTPRYMLNDYCIRKKMPLIHGAVEGFHGQITTIIPGETPCLRCLFPKPPPKKGIFPIIGVTAGIFGILEAAEAIKLITHLGEPLKSKLLIGDLLYQYWEAIEVCRTDKCPVCSHL